The sequence CAGCAGATTTAATGCCTATAAAGCAAACGGCGTAAATCACTCGGCAGACGACGCTGAAATTTATCCCGGCTTGCCGAGAACATTCAATCTCGGTTTCTCTATCAGATTCTAATTATTGTAGATTGTTAAAAAAAGCCGTCCCCAAAAGGACGGCTTTTTTTATTTATAATTAACAAACTGTACCGGAAAATCGAAATCCGCTTCTTTAACCAGTTGAATTACCGCTTGCAGGTCGTCAATCTTTGGAGCGGTAACGCGCACCTGCTCGTCCTGTATTTGAGCGTTGACTTTGAGCTTGCTGTCCTTTATTAATTTTGTAATCCGTTTTGCGTTTTCTTTCGATATTCCGCTTTGAAGAGCAATTGTTTGTTTTAATCTGCCGCCTGCCGCAGGTTCGGGCTCGTTCGGTTTCATGGCTTTGATCGATATACCCCGTTTTATAAATTTGCTCTGAAGAATGTCGAAAGACTGCTTTAATGAATAATCGTCCTTCGTGTTGATGTTAATTTGCTTGTCCTTTTTGTTGAATTCGATTTCCGTATTCGAATCCTTCAAGTCGTAGCGCTGTCGAATTTCCTTTAGCGCCTGGTTAATTGCATTGTCTACTTCCTGAAAGTCGACCGCCGAAACAATGTCGAACGAATGATTTGAAGCCATTTATCCTCCCGATGAAAAATTATTTGTTTACAAAAAATAATTAAATTTATTTTGATATTAAAAATTATATCCGCTATATTGCACACAAAATAGAAGGGTTGTGAGCTGGCGTAATCCTGTCAACGGGGTTGGTTCCTTAATCACGGGTTAGTTCCATCAAAATGAAAAATACGTTCATTAGGATAATTGTAATTTTTTTTTACTTCCGTTACCGTATTTCGCTTACTCTGTAACTTCTGTAATTAATGAATTGAGTAGTAAGGGCTTCGAAAATCTGTCGGTTAACGTAAAAGGGACGAAAATTTTTATTGCTTACGAAGACCGCGTCTATAGATTCAATATAGACGGATTGATCGAAGTAATGAATATTCTTAAGAATTACAGGGAATACGATACGGTAGTAATTACAATGCTCAATAAGAAAATACCTGTGCTCGAAATCCGGTACGATAACAGTTTGTTTTATTCTGTGACCGCCGGCACATCCGGTTGGAGCGATTTCGAAAAGAATTTATTTATTTCGTATACTCCAACGGAGTTTGATACGGAAAGCGATAATCAATCGGACTTTCGTACGGACTTAACTATTCATCCCGGTTTCAAAGGGCAGTTTGGAGATTACGATAATCCGGTTCGAGCTCAAATAAATATTATTCCGGAAATAAGAACTTCCTGGTGGAAAGGTATGGAATTGAATATTCAAACGATTATTCCCGTTTATAACGAATTTAAAGGCGAGGGAGATTATATAAGACCTGGCATCGTATCATTAGGACAGACGTTTAAATTTGACGAATCAACGTATGCATTTGCAACGATGGGATATTTTACTGAAAACAGGTACGGCGCGGATTTTTCCGCAATGAAAATTTTTAATAACGGCGACTTTGTTTTAAAAGGCAATGCCGGCTATACGGGATATCTTTCGGTTTATCAGAATAAATTCTTTTATTCCGATTTATATCTCTTTACGTATAATCTGAGTATGAAATATCGAATCAATAAATACGACCTTACAATCGGAATAACAGCGGGGAAATTTCTCTATGAAGACAAAAGTTTGAGAGTCGACATAAATCGACAGTTCGGCGAAATTGAACTCGGCTTTTTCGCCGTACGTTCTACTGACGGATATACCAACGGAGGATTCAATTTTTCGGTGCCGCTGTTTCCTTCCAGATATTCCAAACCCTCGTTTATACGAATAAGAACGGCGGAAAATTTCAGGTGGGAATACAGAGTAAAAGGAGAAATATCTTCGTTGGTGGGTATGACATATAAAACGGGGGACTATTTTGAAAAAGAATTATACAAATACAATCCTGCATTTATTAAAAAAGAATTGAAGAAGAAATTTATATCAAACCAGGAAAGGGGTATGTATGTACGCTAAAAAATCATTATCCGCTTCAATAATACTTTCCATATTTCTTGTGGTTGCATTGATTGCATACACAGGATGTGAGGGTTCAAAAACGGAACCGATAGTTCCAGCTCCAACAACGCCGGTTGAGCCGCCCGCTCCGTTGGTGTTGAACGGTTACGTTAAAGACGCCGTAACGCTCGGCGGCATTCAAGGGGCTACCGTTATTCTGGCTAATGAGTCAGGTGAAATATTGACTACTCTCGCAACGGACAATACCGGCAATTATCAATACGACGTTTCAAATATTCCGAGCGCCAGATTAAAAGTGAGCGCCGCTGCTGCTTCGTATGGCGCTAAAGTTGTCGCTGCGACAATTGATAAGGATAATTACACCGCGCAGGTGCCAACGACTTATCTTATTAAATTGAAAGGCGTAACTCAATCTGTTTCGGCTACAAGCGGCGGACAGGTAGGAACCACCACGACAGAGTCGGTAACTACAAAACAGGTCTCGGTGGACGTTCCTCCGGGCGCTTTGGCCACAAATACCGATATATCCGTGGCTCCAATAACAGTTAATAATACGGTGCCTTTACCGGCAACATCGAATAAAGTGGTAACGGCTGCGGCAAATTTTGAGCCTACCGGGATTACATTCTCTCAGCCGGTTACGGTTTCATTCCCGTTGCCTTATATCTCAACGCCGGGGAAGACAATGTCGGTCTACAGACTAAATCCGGTTACGCTTGAATGGGAAACAAGAGGAACTGCAACGGTTGACGCGGACGGAACTTCGGCTTCGACTCAGATAACCGGCTTCTCGTCGTGGACGGTAGCCGACGATGGTTCGATTTCAATAACCAGTGTTAATACAAACGAACCGGACGCGGCAGAACAAGTAGTAGCCAAAGGGCAAACAATCAGTCACTCTTATACGCCAATATTAAGCGTGACTCCCAAAACAGGCACGGTGAGTGAAAAATGGGTGCGTAATATTATCACCCAAACAGACGCGTTCGACGATTACGACTTGCGTTATGACGACCAGGGAAATATACTTGCTGTAAGTATTTCTTATACGGCATCGCCTCAACCCCCGCTGCCAGAAGAATATCAGGATGATCTGGATGGCGATGGAGTAGATGATCATTATAATCCCGATTTCCCGACGCAAAGAGGCACTTGGGTTTGGTCTGCCGTTGTTCAAAGATTTAAAGTAGCCGTAACAGCGTCTTTAAGCGCAGGCGAAACTTCCGCAGACGTTGTGGCTACGTTAAAAGTTTATAAAAAAGTTAGAGACCAATGGGTCTGGGTGCCAAAACACGATCAGGGCGTAGGCGGTTAATATTTTATCGGGAGCGCCCTTGATTAAAAGGGCGCTCGATTATTCATACCTTATGCAGAAATATTTTCTGTCCAATATTATTCATTGGGGTAGTACTTGCCTTAGTTCCAGGG comes from Melioribacter roseus P3M-2 and encodes:
- a CDS encoding YjbH domain-containing protein, encoding MNELSSKGFENLSVNVKGTKIFIAYEDRVYRFNIDGLIEVMNILKNYREYDTVVITMLNKKIPVLEIRYDNSLFYSVTAGTSGWSDFEKNLFISYTPTEFDTESDNQSDFRTDLTIHPGFKGQFGDYDNPVRAQINIIPEIRTSWWKGMELNIQTIIPVYNEFKGEGDYIRPGIVSLGQTFKFDESTYAFATMGYFTENRYGADFSAMKIFNNGDFVLKGNAGYTGYLSVYQNKFFYSDLYLFTYNLSMKYRINKYDLTIGITAGKFLYEDKSLRVDINRQFGEIELGFFAVRSTDGYTNGGFNFSVPLFPSRYSKPSFIRIRTAENFRWEYRVKGEISSLVGMTYKTGDYFEKELYKYNPAFIKKELKKKFISNQERGMYVR
- a CDS encoding YajQ family cyclic di-GMP-binding protein; the protein is MASNHSFDIVSAVDFQEVDNAINQALKEIRQRYDLKDSNTEIEFNKKDKQININTKDDYSLKQSFDILQSKFIKRGISIKAMKPNEPEPAAGGRLKQTIALQSGISKENAKRITKLIKDSKLKVNAQIQDEQVRVTAPKIDDLQAVIQLVKEADFDFPVQFVNYK